Proteins co-encoded in one Candidatus Polarisedimenticolaceae bacterium genomic window:
- a CDS encoding HAMP domain-containing sensor histidine kinase, with amino-acid sequence MPLHEIIAKSRVEIVARWTERVRNAVAPRVSAPELIDHLPQFLDALIAALRGDEKASARKLPSAAAVHGEQRLRLGFDLGALVHEYRSLHDVILETARAAGEEPADREARVLFHAILDGVGYAVSEYNRRRDAEFVHQANESLAFIAHELGSPLFSASMALRILRTTGQLPDDSDAVGALERGLGQTLEILEQSLDLARAASAVEIKPEETTLRERLEDARSGVSEKAEAKNVTLRLEAEDAPVVLDVRFVQSVLGHLARSAVERTPAGETVTLRARLRGGRIHFEVQDPEPRPDPEGLALAIARQAIEAHGGTIRVQDLPGHRCLFVLELPWTDPGTHPAS; translated from the coding sequence ATGCCGCTGCATGAGATCATCGCCAAGAGCCGCGTCGAGATCGTCGCACGCTGGACCGAGCGGGTGCGAAACGCCGTCGCGCCGCGGGTCAGCGCTCCCGAGCTGATCGATCATCTCCCCCAGTTTCTCGACGCGTTGATCGCGGCGCTCCGCGGCGACGAGAAGGCCAGCGCACGCAAGCTGCCGTCCGCCGCAGCCGTCCACGGCGAGCAACGTCTCCGTCTGGGGTTCGATCTCGGAGCCCTCGTGCACGAGTACCGATCGCTGCACGATGTGATCCTCGAAACGGCACGGGCGGCCGGAGAGGAGCCGGCGGATCGCGAGGCCCGCGTGCTCTTCCATGCGATCCTCGACGGAGTCGGCTACGCGGTCTCGGAATACAACCGGCGCCGGGACGCCGAGTTCGTACACCAAGCGAACGAGAGCCTCGCCTTCATCGCCCACGAGCTGGGCAGCCCGCTCTTCTCGGCCTCGATGGCGCTCCGCATCCTCAGGACCACGGGCCAGCTCCCCGACGACTCCGACGCGGTGGGAGCGCTCGAACGGGGACTCGGCCAGACCTTGGAGATCCTCGAGCAGAGCCTCGACCTCGCGCGGGCCGCTTCCGCGGTCGAGATCAAGCCGGAAGAGACGACGCTCCGGGAGCGCCTCGAAGACGCCAGGTCCGGTGTGAGCGAGAAGGCCGAAGCGAAGAACGTGACGCTTCGCCTCGAGGCCGAGGACGCGCCCGTGGTGCTCGACGTACGGTTCGTGCAGTCCGTGCTCGGCCACCTGGCTCGCAGCGCCGTGGAGCGCACGCCCGCCGGCGAAACGGTGACGCTTCGTGCGCGCCTTCGGGGCGGGCGCATCCACTTCGAGGTTCAGGACCCGGAGCCACGGCCCGATCCGGAAGGGCTCGCTCTCGCGATCGCGAGGCAGGCGATCGAAGCTCACGGCGGCACGATCCGCGTGCAAGACCTTCCCGGCCACCGGTGCCTCTTCGTCCTCGAGCTTCCGTGGACAGACCCGGGCACACATCCTGCTTCGTAA
- the rho gene encoding transcription termination factor Rho encodes MPEGRPRGRRGHGGNDRGSRRRSPSTPNELRPPFPVEELIPDDAPAGIDLPVETEEGAPAAEGTAGAVDLNSLYKMGNTQVADAAKRLGIEGATSMRKQDLIFEIMKAQSEQSGLVFAEGVLQVLQDGYGFLRHPDYNYLPGPDDIYISPSQIKRFGLVTGDTVSGQVRPPKEDENYFALIKVLAVNFDDPERLRDRIFFDNLTPLYPQEKIRLEIGPDAIAGRVMDLLTPIGKGQRGLIVAPPRTGKTMLLQSIANSVTRNHPEVFLIVLLIDERPEEVTDMQRSVGGEVVASTFDEPAQQHVHVAEMVIEKAKRLVEHKKDVVILLDSITRLARAYNTVQPPSGKVLSGGIDANALQRPKRFFGAARNIEEGGSLTIMATALIDTGSRMDDVIFEEFKGTGNMELHLDRKLVDRRVFPAINIDASGTRKEELLMAKEQLNKVWILRKILNQMSPVEAMELLIDKMGKSRANEEFLMMMQGG; translated from the coding sequence ATGCCCGAAGGACGCCCCCGCGGTCGCCGTGGTCATGGCGGCAACGATCGTGGCAGCCGCCGCCGCAGCCCGAGCACACCGAACGAGCTTCGCCCTCCGTTTCCCGTCGAAGAGCTGATCCCCGACGACGCACCCGCGGGCATCGACCTTCCCGTCGAGACCGAAGAGGGCGCCCCTGCGGCCGAGGGCACCGCAGGCGCAGTCGACCTCAACTCGCTCTACAAAATGGGGAACACCCAGGTCGCCGATGCCGCCAAGCGCCTCGGGATCGAGGGCGCGACGAGCATGCGGAAGCAGGACCTCATCTTCGAGATCATGAAGGCGCAGTCGGAGCAGAGCGGCCTCGTGTTCGCGGAGGGCGTGCTCCAGGTCCTCCAAGATGGCTACGGGTTCCTCCGCCATCCCGACTACAACTACCTGCCCGGCCCCGACGACATCTACATCTCGCCGTCGCAGATCAAGCGCTTCGGCCTCGTCACCGGCGACACCGTCTCCGGCCAGGTGCGCCCGCCGAAGGAAGACGAGAACTACTTCGCGCTCATCAAGGTGCTCGCCGTCAACTTCGACGACCCGGAACGCCTCCGCGACCGCATCTTCTTCGACAACCTGACGCCGCTCTACCCGCAGGAGAAGATCCGCCTCGAGATCGGCCCCGACGCGATCGCCGGACGCGTCATGGATCTCCTGACGCCGATCGGCAAGGGACAGCGCGGCCTCATCGTGGCGCCGCCGCGTACCGGCAAGACGATGCTCCTCCAGTCGATCGCCAACTCGGTCACGAGGAACCACCCCGAGGTCTTCCTCATCGTCCTCCTCATCGACGAGCGCCCCGAGGAAGTCACCGACATGCAGCGCTCCGTCGGCGGCGAGGTCGTCGCCAGCACCTTCGACGAGCCCGCGCAGCAGCACGTGCACGTCGCCGAGATGGTCATCGAGAAGGCGAAGCGCCTGGTCGAGCACAAGAAGGACGTCGTCATTCTGCTGGACTCGATCACGCGCCTCGCGCGCGCCTACAACACCGTGCAGCCCCCTTCGGGCAAGGTCCTGTCCGGCGGCATCGACGCGAACGCGCTCCAGCGCCCGAAGCGCTTCTTCGGCGCCGCGCGCAACATCGAGGAGGGCGGCTCGCTCACGATCATGGCGACCGCGCTCATCGACACCGGCAGCCGCATGGACGACGTCATCTTCGAGGAGTTCAAGGGCACCGGCAACATGGAGCTCCACCTCGACCGCAAGCTCGTCGACCGCCGCGTCTTCCCCGCGATCAACATCGACGCCTCCGGCACGCGCAAGGAAGAGCTGCTCATGGCGAAGGAACAGCTCAACAAGGTCTGGATCCTCCGCAAGATCCTGAACCAGATGTCGCCGGTCGAGGCGATGGAGCTGCTCATCGACAAGATGGGCAAGAGCCGCGCGAACGAAGAGTTCCTGATGATGATGCAGGGCGGTTGA
- a CDS encoding TIGR04282 family arsenosugar biosynthesis glycosyltransferase translates to MERVVLFARVPRRGAVKTRLAPPLSDDEALALHEAMLADQIAFVSSFAGPGRTAEICLDATWPEDRPRPDGLEKLPHTLQGEGSLGARLERTLARGHAAGTRRIAIVGADAPTLPARIVDEAFRRLADGADAVVSPARDGGYVLVATAGRCPALFHDVPWGTERVLEVTRRRARDAGLDLRETEGWFDVDRVEDFAPLLDGTESERRRAPKTAALAPTLRLYLPERPVL, encoded by the coding sequence ATGGAGCGCGTCGTCCTCTTCGCCCGGGTGCCGCGCCGCGGCGCCGTGAAGACGCGTCTTGCGCCGCCCCTTTCCGATGACGAAGCCCTGGCCCTCCACGAGGCGATGCTCGCCGACCAGATCGCGTTCGTGTCCTCGTTCGCGGGGCCGGGGCGGACCGCCGAGATCTGTCTCGACGCCACGTGGCCCGAGGACCGGCCGAGGCCCGACGGGCTCGAAAAGCTTCCGCACACGCTCCAAGGGGAAGGGTCGCTCGGTGCGCGCCTCGAGCGGACGCTCGCCCGAGGCCATGCGGCGGGGACGCGACGGATCGCGATCGTCGGCGCCGACGCCCCCACCCTTCCCGCGCGGATCGTCGACGAGGCGTTCCGGCGCCTCGCGGACGGCGCGGACGCCGTCGTGTCGCCGGCCCGGGACGGCGGGTACGTTCTCGTCGCAACCGCCGGCCGGTGCCCCGCCCTCTTCCACGACGTGCCGTGGGGGACCGAGCGCGTGCTCGAGGTCACGCGCCGCCGCGCGAGGGACGCCGGCCTCGACCTCCGGGAGACCGAGGGCTGGTTCGACGTCGATCGCGTCGAGGATTTCGCCCCGCTCCTCGACGGGACCGAGAGCGAGCGACGCCGCGCACCGAAGACCGCGGCGCTCGCGCCGACGCTGCGGCTTTACTTGCCCGAAAGGCCGGTGCTATAG
- a CDS encoding molybdenum cofactor guanylyltransferase — translation MAQTIGVVLAGGEGKRFGKPKAAIVLGGQTLVDRAARTLKPLCGSVVISVAHGVPPAQGTHALIPDRGAGMGPLAGIAAAFAATGQADLLVLACDYPAVGTSFLRSVLFAATAPGDLVMPVDADGRDHPLVALWRRSAQPAVEKALAERALKVQALFPDLDVVRLKPALFPNFDLKRVLTNVNWPRDIDIFQDA, via the coding sequence ATGGCGCAGACGATCGGGGTCGTTCTCGCGGGCGGCGAGGGGAAGCGTTTCGGGAAGCCGAAGGCGGCGATCGTGCTCGGCGGCCAGACCCTGGTCGATCGTGCCGCACGCACGCTCAAGCCGCTCTGCGGCAGCGTGGTGATCAGCGTCGCCCACGGCGTGCCTCCCGCGCAGGGAACGCACGCCCTCATCCCCGATCGCGGGGCGGGGATGGGACCGCTCGCCGGCATCGCGGCGGCCTTCGCGGCGACGGGCCAAGCCGACCTGCTCGTCCTCGCGTGCGACTACCCGGCGGTCGGGACGAGCTTCCTCCGCTCGGTGCTCTTCGCCGCGACGGCGCCGGGCGATCTCGTCATGCCGGTCGACGCCGACGGCCGCGACCATCCGCTCGTCGCGCTCTGGCGGAGGAGCGCTCAGCCCGCCGTCGAGAAGGCGCTCGCGGAGCGCGCGCTCAAGGTGCAGGCGCTGTTTCCGGACCTCGACGTCGTGCGTCTCAAGCCGGCGCTCTTCCCGAACTTCGATCTGAAGCGCGTGCTCACGAACGTGAACTGGCCGCGCGACATCGACATCTTCCAAGACGCGTAG
- a CDS encoding aminoacyl-histidine dipeptidase, producing MSDSLDRLAPHALWGHFASLAAIPRPSGHEERAVDWVLKTAASVSGAKTSRDARGNVVVTLPGTPGREKAKPVILQSHLDMVCEKNKGVTHDFDRDPIRPRIEGEWVYASGTTLGADNGIGVAAALATATDGSLVHGPLELLFTLDEETGLTGARDLDPSILKGRMLLNLDSEEDGAIFVGCAGGEDSLIDLPVSWTAPAPGAKALKIEITGLKGGHSGLNIIENRGNALKLVGRILAAAGDAGVAFEIASMAGGSKHNAIPREAEATIVLDPGARAVFEKVAQQQLAGFQVELHKIDDGLKLAITDAAMPARVLARADRDRFLRLLLALPHGVLGMSQDIAGLVETSNNVAVVAFGDAAVRIVTSSRSSVAPSLSYVLAGIRSAAALAGGGVTLKDGYPGWKPDMDSQALAVVREVYRKRWGKEPLVTAIHAGLECGLLGQKIPGLDMVSFGPRIEGAHSPDERVHVPSVERFWGALAETLDRLSA from the coding sequence ATGTCCGACTCCCTCGACCGTCTCGCCCCGCACGCCCTCTGGGGCCACTTCGCGTCGCTCGCCGCGATCCCCCGCCCGTCCGGACACGAGGAGCGCGCGGTCGATTGGGTGCTCAAGACGGCGGCGTCGGTCTCCGGCGCCAAGACGTCGCGCGATGCGCGCGGCAACGTCGTCGTGACCCTTCCGGGCACTCCCGGGCGCGAGAAGGCGAAGCCGGTCATCCTCCAATCCCACCTCGACATGGTGTGCGAGAAGAATAAGGGCGTGACGCACGACTTCGATCGCGACCCGATCCGCCCCCGGATCGAAGGCGAGTGGGTCTACGCGAGCGGCACGACGCTCGGCGCGGACAACGGGATCGGCGTCGCCGCGGCGCTCGCGACCGCGACCGACGGCTCGCTCGTCCACGGCCCGCTCGAGCTGCTCTTCACGCTCGACGAGGAGACGGGGCTCACCGGCGCGCGCGACCTCGACCCGTCGATCCTGAAGGGCCGCATGCTCTTGAACCTCGACTCGGAAGAGGACGGCGCGATCTTCGTCGGCTGCGCCGGCGGCGAGGACTCGCTCATCGACCTTCCCGTTTCCTGGACCGCTCCCGCGCCGGGAGCCAAGGCGCTCAAGATCGAGATCACCGGCTTGAAGGGCGGGCACTCGGGCCTCAACATCATCGAGAACCGCGGCAACGCGCTCAAGCTCGTGGGCCGCATCCTCGCCGCGGCCGGCGACGCCGGCGTGGCCTTCGAGATCGCCTCGATGGCCGGCGGCTCCAAGCACAATGCGATCCCGCGCGAGGCCGAGGCGACGATCGTCCTCGATCCCGGCGCGCGCGCCGTGTTCGAGAAGGTCGCGCAGCAGCAGCTCGCCGGCTTTCAGGTCGAGCTGCACAAGATCGACGACGGCCTCAAGCTCGCGATCACCGACGCCGCGATGCCCGCGCGCGTCCTCGCCCGCGCCGACCGCGACCGCTTCCTCAGGCTCCTCCTCGCGCTCCCGCACGGCGTCCTCGGCATGAGCCAGGACATCGCCGGCCTCGTCGAGACGTCGAACAACGTCGCGGTCGTCGCGTTCGGCGACGCCGCGGTCCGCATCGTCACGTCGAGCCGCTCGAGCGTCGCGCCGTCGCTCTCGTACGTCCTCGCCGGCATCCGCTCCGCCGCCGCGCTGGCGGGAGGCGGCGTCACCCTCAAGGACGGCTATCCGGGTTGGAAACCGGACATGGACTCGCAGGCGCTCGCCGTCGTCCGCGAGGTCTACCGGAAGCGCTGGGGGAAGGAGCCGCTCGTCACCGCGATCCACGCGGGGCTCGAGTGCGGCCTCCTCGGCCAGAAGATCCCCGGCCTCGACATGGTCTCGTTCGGCCCGCGTATCGAAGGCGCGCACTCGCCCGACGAGCGCGTCCACGTTCCGTCGGTCGAGCGCTTCTGGGGCGCGCTCGCGGAGACGCTGGACCGCCTCTCCGCGTAG
- the moaC gene encoding cyclic pyranopterin monophosphate synthase MoaC yields MARRRKLTHADDSGAAVMVDVGGKSATKRRAVARATVALGPVAFKSVREHALAKGDALAVARLAGIQAGKRTAEWIPLCHTVPLDRLDVAIELSARDRRAVITATAEARWATGVEMEALVAASAAALALYDMTKGVDRAIEIERIALLEKSGGRSGTWRRKAGRL; encoded by the coding sequence ATGGCCCGCCGCCGCAAGCTCACGCACGCCGACGACTCGGGCGCCGCCGTCATGGTCGACGTCGGCGGGAAGTCAGCGACGAAACGGCGCGCGGTCGCGCGCGCGACGGTCGCCCTCGGGCCGGTCGCGTTCAAGAGCGTCCGCGAACACGCGCTCGCGAAGGGCGACGCGCTCGCGGTGGCGCGCCTCGCCGGCATCCAGGCCGGCAAGCGCACGGCGGAGTGGATCCCCCTGTGCCACACCGTCCCGCTCGATCGCCTCGACGTCGCGATCGAGCTGTCCGCCCGGGACCGGCGCGCGGTGATCACCGCAACCGCCGAGGCGCGATGGGCGACCGGGGTCGAGATGGAGGCGCTCGTCGCCGCGTCGGCGGCGGCGCTGGCGCTCTACGACATGACGAAGGGGGTCGACCGCGCGATCGAGATCGAGCGGATCGCGCTCCTCGAGAAGAGCGGCGGCCGCTCCGGCACGTGGCGCCGGAAGGCCGGTCGCCTTTAG
- a CDS encoding cysteine synthase family protein has product MPMYENILDTLGNTPLVKLRRFHPEGALVAAKIESFNPGSSVKDRVGMALIEAGEREGKLQPGGTIVEPTSGNTGLALAMAAALRGYKLICTAPDKISKEKQALLRAFGAKVITCPTEVAADDPRSYYKVAERIRDEEGAYLPYQYYNPANPQAHYKTTGPEIWQQTDGKVTHWVCGVGTGGTISGVGRFLKEQNPKVRVVGVDTVGSIYAFYKEHGKLPPAEQIHQYLIDGIGEDFLPSTVWWDAIDEIVTIDDKSAYRAVFELARKEAIFVGSSAGAAAAGARIVAKRSPADAIVVTLFPDSGERYLTKLNPDWLGAKGLLEDGMF; this is encoded by the coding sequence ATGCCGATGTACGAGAACATCCTCGACACGCTGGGCAACACACCGCTCGTCAAGCTGCGGCGCTTCCATCCGGAAGGCGCGCTCGTCGCGGCCAAGATCGAATCGTTCAACCCCGGCTCGTCGGTGAAGGACCGCGTGGGGATGGCGCTCATCGAAGCGGGCGAGCGCGAAGGCAAGCTCCAGCCGGGCGGCACGATCGTCGAGCCGACGTCGGGGAACACGGGGCTCGCGCTCGCGATGGCGGCGGCGCTCCGAGGCTACAAGCTCATTTGCACCGCGCCCGACAAGATCTCGAAGGAGAAGCAGGCGCTCCTCCGCGCGTTCGGCGCAAAGGTGATCACGTGTCCCACGGAGGTCGCCGCCGACGATCCGCGCTCGTACTACAAGGTGGCCGAGCGCATCCGCGACGAGGAAGGCGCCTACCTCCCCTACCAGTACTACAACCCCGCGAATCCGCAGGCGCACTACAAGACGACCGGCCCCGAGATCTGGCAGCAGACCGACGGCAAGGTGACGCACTGGGTCTGCGGCGTCGGCACCGGCGGCACGATCAGCGGTGTCGGACGTTTCCTCAAGGAGCAGAACCCGAAGGTGCGCGTCGTCGGCGTCGACACGGTCGGCAGCATCTACGCGTTCTACAAGGAGCACGGCAAGCTGCCGCCCGCCGAGCAGATCCACCAGTACCTGATCGACGGCATCGGCGAGGACTTCCTTCCCTCGACGGTGTGGTGGGACGCGATCGACGAGATCGTGACGATCGACGACAAGAGCGCCTACCGCGCCGTCTTCGAGCTCGCGCGGAAGGAAGCGATCTTCGTGGGATCGTCGGCGGGAGCGGCCGCCGCCGGAGCGCGGATCGTCGCGAAGCGCTCGCCGGCCGACGCGATCGTCGTGACCCTCTTCCCCGATTCCGGCGAGCGCTACCTCACGAAGCTCAACCCGGACTGGCTCGGCGCGAAGGGGCTGCTCGAAGACGGAATGTTCTGA
- a CDS encoding PLP-dependent aspartate aminotransferase family protein: MAARKRARGKREPGFATKALHAGQVPDPATGAVMQPIYQTSTYRQPALGAGWRYDYARTINPTREALERNLAALEGGLSARCFASGMSAISATMNLLRSGDHVVVSRNVYGGTYRLFEGLLRQFGLTFTWVDTTDLGTIERALTPATKMLYVETPTNPVLGITDLAGAAKIARRNKLRLVVDNTFMSPYFQRPIEYGVDIVVHSTTKYLNGHSDSVGGTVVTTSQADAERMGWLQNSVGAVLSPMDSFLVLRGIKTLPLRMERHDASGRQVAAWLDRQPKVEQVHYPGLKSHPQHALAKKQMSGFGGMIAFELGSLGAAKRFLGKVRLCALAESLGGVESLISHPASMTHGAVPKKDRVKIGVTDGLVRISVGLEDPADLIDDLSGALAAV, encoded by the coding sequence GTGGCAGCGAGGAAGCGCGCGCGCGGCAAGCGCGAGCCGGGGTTCGCGACGAAGGCTCTGCACGCGGGGCAGGTCCCGGATCCGGCGACCGGCGCCGTCATGCAGCCGATCTACCAGACCTCGACCTATCGCCAGCCGGCGCTCGGCGCAGGGTGGCGCTACGACTACGCGCGCACGATCAACCCGACGCGCGAGGCGCTCGAGCGCAATCTCGCCGCGCTCGAAGGCGGCCTCTCGGCCCGCTGCTTCGCCTCGGGGATGTCGGCGATCAGCGCCACGATGAACCTGCTCCGCTCGGGCGATCACGTCGTCGTCTCGCGGAACGTCTACGGCGGCACGTATCGTCTGTTCGAAGGGCTGCTCCGCCAGTTCGGCCTCACCTTCACGTGGGTCGATACGACCGACCTCGGCACGATCGAGCGCGCGCTCACTCCGGCGACGAAGATGCTCTACGTCGAGACGCCGACGAACCCGGTGCTCGGCATCACCGATCTCGCCGGCGCCGCGAAGATCGCACGCAGGAACAAGCTGCGCCTCGTCGTCGACAACACCTTCATGAGCCCCTATTTCCAGCGGCCGATCGAGTACGGCGTGGACATCGTCGTGCACTCGACGACGAAGTACCTGAACGGCCACAGCGACAGCGTCGGCGGCACCGTGGTCACGACGTCGCAGGCCGACGCCGAGCGGATGGGCTGGCTCCAGAACTCGGTCGGCGCGGTGCTCTCGCCGATGGACTCGTTCCTCGTGCTCCGCGGCATCAAGACGCTGCCGCTCCGCATGGAGCGGCACGACGCCTCGGGGCGTCAGGTCGCGGCGTGGCTCGACCGTCAGCCGAAGGTCGAGCAAGTCCACTACCCGGGGCTCAAGAGCCACCCGCAGCACGCGCTCGCCAAGAAGCAGATGTCGGGCTTCGGCGGCATGATCGCGTTCGAGCTGGGCTCGCTCGGCGCGGCGAAGCGCTTCCTCGGCAAGGTTCGCCTCTGCGCGCTCGCGGAGAGCCTCGGCGGCGTCGAGAGTCTGATCTCGCACCCCGCGTCGATGACTCACGGCGCTGTCCCGAAGAAAGACCGCGTGAAGATCGGCGTCACCGACGGGCTCGTGAGAATCTCCGTCGGCCTCGAGGATCCGGCCGATCTGATCGACGATCTCTCGGGAGCGCTCGCTGCGGTCTAG
- the cutA gene encoding divalent-cation tolerance protein CutA: MSPYAVILSTAGSEAEARSIARALVGRHLAACVNVVPGVRSIYRWEGAVKDEAEWLLVIKTRAERFEEVRTAIRELHSYEQPEVVRLEIAEGDEAYLRWIEAETER; the protein is encoded by the coding sequence GTGTCCCCGTACGCCGTCATCCTCTCGACCGCCGGAAGCGAGGCCGAGGCCCGCTCCATCGCCCGCGCCCTCGTCGGCCGGCACCTCGCCGCCTGCGTGAACGTCGTTCCCGGGGTGCGCTCGATCTACCGCTGGGAGGGCGCCGTGAAGGACGAGGCCGAGTGGCTCCTCGTCATCAAGACCCGCGCCGAGCGGTTCGAAGAGGTGCGCACCGCGATCCGCGAGCTGCACAGTTACGAGCAGCCGGAAGTCGTGCGGCTCGAGATCGCGGAGGGCGATGAGGCCTATCTGCGCTGGATCGAGGCCGAGACCGAGCGCTAG
- the eno gene encoding phosphopyruvate hydratase, whose amino-acid sequence MRDVIAREVLDSRGNPTVEADVVLESGDMGRAAVPSGASTGSREALELRDGDAKRYMGKGVTKAIEHIEKTIAPAIIGLEAVNQVFLDETMRDLDGTPNKAKLGANATLAVSMAAARASAELLGMPLYRYLGGANTKVMPVPLLNVLNGGAHADNNVDVQEFMLAPVGFDNFGRALRAGVECYHALKSVLKSQKLSTAVGDEGGFAPNLKSNEQALEVLVEAIKKAGYKPGKDVVLALDVAASEFYEKKTYVLEAEKKPKKTGDELIAIYARWCKDYPIVSIEDGMAEGDWDGWAKLTKTVGDKVQLVGDDLFVTNTEILAKGIEKKIGNSVLIKVNQIGTLTETFDCIDMAHRAGYTCIASHRSGETEDSLIADLAVALNLGQIKTGAPARGERTAKYNQLLRIEEELGTDAIYAGWRAFPRAKKAS is encoded by the coding sequence ATCAGGGACGTCATCGCCCGCGAAGTTCTGGACTCCCGCGGGAACCCCACCGTCGAAGCCGACGTCGTGCTCGAATCCGGAGACATGGGCCGCGCCGCCGTCCCGTCGGGCGCCTCGACCGGCTCGCGCGAGGCGCTCGAGCTCCGAGACGGCGACGCGAAGCGCTACATGGGCAAGGGCGTAACGAAGGCGATCGAGCACATCGAGAAGACGATCGCGCCGGCGATCATCGGCCTCGAGGCGGTGAACCAGGTCTTCCTCGACGAGACGATGCGCGATCTCGACGGCACGCCGAACAAGGCGAAGCTCGGCGCAAACGCCACGCTCGCGGTTTCGATGGCGGCCGCGCGCGCGTCGGCGGAGCTGCTCGGCATGCCGCTCTACCGCTACCTCGGCGGCGCCAACACGAAGGTCATGCCCGTTCCCTTGCTCAACGTGCTCAACGGCGGCGCGCACGCGGACAACAACGTCGACGTGCAAGAGTTCATGCTGGCACCGGTCGGCTTCGACAATTTCGGACGCGCGCTGCGCGCCGGCGTCGAGTGCTACCACGCGCTCAAGTCCGTCCTGAAATCGCAGAAGCTCTCGACCGCCGTCGGCGACGAGGGCGGCTTCGCGCCGAACCTGAAGAGCAACGAGCAGGCGCTCGAGGTCCTCGTCGAAGCGATCAAGAAGGCGGGCTACAAGCCCGGCAAGGACGTCGTGCTCGCGCTCGATGTCGCCGCCTCCGAGTTCTACGAGAAGAAGACGTACGTGCTCGAGGCCGAGAAGAAGCCGAAGAAGACGGGGGACGAGCTCATCGCGATCTACGCGCGCTGGTGCAAGGACTACCCGATCGTCTCGATCGAGGACGGCATGGCCGAAGGCGACTGGGACGGCTGGGCCAAGCTCACGAAGACCGTCGGCGACAAGGTCCAGCTCGTCGGCGACGACCTCTTCGTGACCAACACCGAGATCCTGGCGAAGGGGATCGAGAAGAAGATCGGCAACAGCGTCCTCATCAAGGTCAACCAGATCGGCACGCTCACCGAGACGTTCGACTGCATCGACATGGCGCACCGCGCGGGCTACACCTGCATCGCTTCGCACCGCTCGGGCGAGACCGAAGACTCGCTCATCGCCGATCTCGCGGTTGCGCTCAACCTCGGCCAGATCAAGACCGGCGCCCCCGCGCGCGGCGAGCGCACGGCGAAGTACAACCAGCTCCTCCGCATCGAGGAAGAGCTGGGCACCGACGCGATCTACGCCGGTTGGCGCGCGTTCCCTCGAGCGAAGAAGGCCTCCTAG
- a CDS encoding septum formation initiator family protein: protein MGKLIRFPRKSKLKDERARPLFPPFKIPLGSTDAHRARVPSDAAPDLPREGQPIDPEVERKLRLRRTSTIAAFVLLFAVGVAAALFGDHGYLDVRRQTIRLGEMQKAYDDHLKRVKDLESDIKGLKTESAPVERIAREQLGMTAKGEVTLLLPGGGTSPFLDPKPESAIVPPASSTERSH from the coding sequence GTGGGCAAGCTCATCCGGTTCCCGCGAAAGTCGAAGCTCAAGGACGAGCGTGCGCGGCCTCTGTTCCCACCGTTCAAGATCCCGCTCGGCTCGACCGACGCCCATCGCGCGCGCGTCCCTTCCGACGCCGCTCCCGATCTCCCGCGCGAAGGCCAGCCGATCGATCCCGAGGTCGAGCGGAAGCTCCGCCTGCGTCGCACCAGCACGATCGCTGCGTTCGTGCTCCTCTTCGCCGTCGGCGTCGCCGCCGCGCTGTTCGGCGATCACGGCTACCTCGACGTCCGCCGCCAGACGATCCGCCTCGGCGAGATGCAGAAGGCCTACGACGACCACCTGAAGCGAGTGAAGGATCTCGAGAGCGACATCAAGGGCCTCAAGACCGAATCGGCGCCCGTCGAGCGCATCGCGCGGGAGCAGCTCGGCATGACGGCGAAGGGCGAGGTGACGCTCCTTTTGCCCGGAGGCGGCACGTCGCCTTTTCTTGACCCGAAGCCGGAATCTGCTATCGTGCCCCCGGCTTCATCGACTGAAAGATCACATTGA